One Sagittula stellata E-37 genomic window carries:
- the pcaF gene encoding 3-oxoadipyl-CoA thiolase has product MREAWLCQGTRTPIGRYGGALASVRPDDMLAHVIRTVVPEGLPVDEVIMGCANQAGEDNRNVARMAALLAGLGESVPGTTINRLCGSGLDAVAFAARQIKCGEAEIIVAGGVESMSRAPFVMPKADTAFSRANAVYDTTIGWRFVNKAMQKRFGIDSMPETAENVAEDFNVSREDQDAFAFRSQERAAAAIASGRMAKEITPVSIPQRKGDPVVVDTDEHPRQTTMDKLAALKTPFREGGSVTAGNASGVNDGACALVIASPEAAEKHGLVPVARILGAATAGVAPRIMGFGPAPATEKLLGRLNMNISAFDVIELNEAFAAQALAVTRHFGLPDDAPHVNPHGGAIALGHPLGMSGARLVLTAAQSLQDRMEKHALCTMCIGVGQGIALALEAI; this is encoded by the coding sequence ATGCGTGAAGCATGGCTTTGCCAGGGCACCCGCACCCCCATCGGCCGCTACGGCGGTGCCCTCGCTTCCGTCCGCCCGGACGACATGCTGGCCCATGTGATCCGCACCGTGGTGCCCGAAGGGCTGCCGGTGGACGAGGTCATCATGGGCTGTGCCAATCAGGCGGGCGAGGACAACCGCAACGTTGCCCGCATGGCCGCGCTTCTGGCCGGGCTGGGTGAGTCCGTGCCCGGAACCACGATCAACCGGCTTTGCGGATCGGGGCTCGACGCCGTGGCCTTCGCCGCCCGCCAGATCAAGTGCGGCGAGGCAGAGATCATCGTGGCGGGCGGGGTAGAGAGCATGTCCCGGGCGCCCTTCGTCATGCCCAAGGCCGACACGGCCTTCTCTCGTGCCAACGCGGTCTACGACACGACCATTGGCTGGCGCTTCGTCAACAAGGCGATGCAGAAACGGTTCGGCATCGATTCCATGCCCGAGACGGCCGAGAACGTGGCAGAGGATTTCAACGTCTCGCGCGAGGATCAGGACGCCTTTGCCTTCCGCTCGCAGGAGCGGGCCGCCGCCGCGATTGCCTCCGGTCGGATGGCGAAAGAGATCACCCCGGTATCGATCCCGCAGCGCAAGGGCGACCCGGTCGTGGTCGACACGGACGAGCACCCGCGCCAGACGACGATGGACAAGCTCGCCGCGCTGAAGACGCCCTTCCGCGAGGGCGGCTCGGTCACGGCGGGCAACGCGTCTGGGGTCAACGACGGCGCCTGTGCGCTGGTCATCGCCTCGCCGGAGGCCGCCGAGAAACATGGTCTTGTGCCGGTCGCCCGCATCCTCGGGGCGGCGACGGCGGGGGTCGCGCCAAGGATCATGGGGTTCGGGCCCGCCCCCGCGACCGAAAAGCTGCTTGGCCGGCTCAACATGAACATATCGGCCTTCGACGTCATCGAGCTGAACGAGGCTTTTGCCGCCCAGGCCCTTGCCGTCACGCGCCACTTCGGCCTGCCCGACGATGCGCCGCATGTGAATCCGCACGGCGGGGCAATCGCGCTGGGTCATCCGCTGGGCATGTCGGGCGCGCGGCTGGTGCTGACCGCCGCCCAATCGCTTCAGGACCGGATGGAGAAACACGCGCTCTGCACGATGTGCATTGGCGTGGGGCAGGGCATCGCCCTGGCTCTGGAAGCGATCTGA
- the paaI gene encoding hydroxyphenylacetyl-CoA thioesterase PaaI — protein MTPQERAERSAQAMWATDTASQEMGMQIDRISPGEAVLSMRVRPHHLNGHRICHGGFIFALADSAFAFACNTYNQVTVAQENQITFLSPGRPDEHLTATAREQARPGRSGVYDVTVTGEDGRTVALMRGLSRAIKGTLFEEPPETSATCASEEIRNA, from the coding sequence ATGACACCACAGGAGCGCGCGGAGCGTTCGGCGCAGGCCATGTGGGCCACTGACACCGCCAGCCAGGAGATGGGCATGCAGATCGACCGGATCTCGCCCGGCGAAGCGGTGCTGTCGATGCGGGTCAGGCCCCACCACCTGAACGGTCATCGTATCTGCCATGGCGGCTTCATCTTTGCGCTTGCCGACAGCGCCTTCGCCTTCGCCTGCAACACATACAATCAGGTGACGGTGGCGCAGGAGAACCAGATCACCTTCCTGTCCCCCGGGCGCCCCGACGAACATCTGACCGCGACGGCGCGGGAACAGGCGCGGCCGGGACGGTCGGGCGTCTACGATGTCACCGTCACCGGAGAAGACGGTCGCACGGTCGCGCTGATGCGCGGACTGTCCCGAGCCATCAAGGGCACGCTCTTCGAAGAGCCGCCGGAAACAAGCGCCACGTGCGCATCAGAGGAGATACGCAATGCGTGA
- a CDS encoding DUF2794 domain-containing protein, translated as MNSLTPFPGTGGANEVVAFQRAELNIILSLYGRMVAAGEWRDYGISTLRDVAIFSVFRRTTEHPLYCIEKRPKLRSKQGEYAVIGMEGQILKRGHDLKTVLRVLERKLIRAVE; from the coding sequence ATGAACAGCTTGACCCCTTTCCCCGGCACTGGGGGCGCCAACGAGGTGGTGGCCTTCCAGCGCGCGGAGCTGAACATCATCCTTTCCCTGTACGGCCGCATGGTCGCCGCCGGAGAATGGCGCGACTACGGCATATCCACACTGAGGGACGTGGCCATCTTTTCGGTCTTCAGGCGCACGACAGAGCATCCGCTTTATTGCATCGAAAAGCGTCCCAAGCTGCGCAGCAAGCAGGGCGAATACGCTGTGATCGGGATGGAAGGGCAGATCCTGAAGCGCGGACACGATCTGAAGACCGTGCTGCGCGTGCTGGAACGCAAGCTGATCCGCGCCGTGGAGTAA
- the speB gene encoding agmatinase yields MSDPFFHPVSGFDLPRFAGVPTFMRLPHVGPEHPRFAEVDVGIVGVPWDSGTTNRPGPRHGPRQLRDASTMIRAQHQVTGQRPFETVNCADLGDVGPNPADIKDSMARITAFYDTLVAADIRPLTAGGDHLTSLPVLRALARSGPLGMIHFDSHTDLFHSYFGGTMYTHGTPFRRAVEEGLLDPKRVIQIGIRGTMYDAEDRDFAKAEGIRIVEIEEFFDRGSPDVMQEARDIVGDAPTYVSYDIDFVDPTFAPGTGTPEVGGPNSYEALRVCRGLAGVNIVGADLVEVSPPFDQAGATAFLGVSIMFELLCSMLAQPA; encoded by the coding sequence ATGTCCGATCCGTTCTTTCACCCTGTCTCCGGCTTCGACCTGCCGCGTTTTGCCGGCGTACCGACCTTCATGCGCCTGCCTCACGTCGGGCCGGAGCATCCGCGATTTGCAGAGGTCGACGTCGGGATCGTCGGTGTGCCGTGGGACAGCGGAACCACCAACCGTCCCGGACCGCGTCACGGCCCGCGCCAGTTGCGCGACGCCTCCACGATGATAAGGGCGCAGCATCAGGTGACGGGCCAGCGCCCGTTCGAGACGGTGAACTGCGCCGATCTGGGGGATGTGGGCCCGAACCCCGCCGACATTAAGGACAGCATGGCGCGCATCACCGCCTTCTACGACACGCTCGTCGCGGCCGATATCCGTCCTCTGACGGCGGGCGGAGATCACCTGACCTCGCTGCCGGTCCTGCGGGCGCTTGCACGGAGCGGTCCGCTTGGCATGATCCATTTCGACAGCCACACCGACCTGTTCCACAGCTATTTCGGCGGGACAATGTACACCCATGGCACGCCCTTCCGCCGTGCCGTCGAAGAGGGTCTGCTGGACCCGAAGCGGGTGATCCAAATCGGCATCAGGGGCACGATGTACGATGCCGAGGACCGCGACTTCGCAAAGGCTGAGGGCATCCGCATCGTCGAGATCGAGGAGTTCTTTGACCGCGGGAGTCCGGACGTGATGCAGGAGGCGCGCGATATCGTGGGCGATGCGCCGACCTATGTCAGCTACGACATCGACTTCGTCGACCCGACCTTTGCCCCAGGCACCGGAACGCCCGAGGTGGGCGGTCCGAACAGTTACGAGGCGCTGCGTGTCTGCCGGGGACTCGCAGGCGTGAACATCGTCGGCGCCGATCTTGTAGAGGTCTCGCCGCCTTTCGACCAGGCCGGGGCGACGGCCTTCCTCGGCGTGTCGATCATGTTCGAGCTGCTCTGCTCCATGCTGGCACAGCCCGCCTGA
- a CDS encoding NlpC/P60 family protein, with translation MSAPTDRRLLRSNGRVAHVSLKGLVEATAFTEGELHAVNRPGPADLLNAPGGKRERQLLTGESFRVLDVERKSHGETYSEYAFGFAEADGYVGYISRSYLRPAQFPVTHRVSAARAIGIESRDVKQPGTPIMLSMGSLVRASGHEDNWFNTQVYAPHVGVNRWVRGTQLALVDQYETDPVAVSDRLIGTPYLWGGNSAFGIDCSGLVQIGCRMCNIPCPGDSDMQARDLGETLPPGTPPQRGDLMFWKGHVAWVADPETLLHANAHHMATAYEPIAVAIARIEAAGDGPVTRHARLT, from the coding sequence GTGAGCGCCCCGACCGACCGTCGCCTTTTGCGCTCGAACGGACGCGTGGCGCATGTCTCGCTCAAGGGACTGGTCGAGGCCACGGCCTTCACCGAAGGCGAACTGCATGCGGTCAACAGGCCAGGCCCCGCCGACCTGCTGAATGCGCCCGGAGGGAAGCGCGAACGCCAGCTTCTGACAGGAGAGTCGTTTCGCGTCCTTGACGTCGAACGCAAAAGCCACGGCGAAACCTACAGCGAATACGCTTTCGGGTTTGCCGAGGCCGATGGATACGTCGGCTACATCTCCCGGTCCTACCTCCGCCCAGCTCAATTTCCGGTCACGCACCGGGTCTCTGCGGCGCGCGCCATCGGCATCGAAAGCCGCGACGTCAAACAACCGGGCACGCCGATCATGCTGTCTATGGGGTCCCTCGTCCGGGCTTCCGGGCATGAAGACAACTGGTTCAACACGCAGGTCTATGCGCCGCATGTCGGAGTGAACCGCTGGGTCAGGGGCACGCAGCTCGCCCTCGTCGACCAATACGAGACCGACCCGGTCGCAGTGTCGGACCGACTGATCGGCACTCCCTACCTGTGGGGCGGCAATTCCGCGTTCGGCATCGACTGTTCGGGGCTGGTGCAGATCGGGTGCCGCATGTGCAACATTCCGTGTCCCGGCGACAGCGACATGCAGGCGCGCGACCTGGGAGAGACCTTGCCGCCGGGCACCCCGCCGCAACGCGGCGACCTCATGTTCTGGAAGGGTCATGTGGCCTGGGTCGCCGATCCAGAAACGCTGCTGCACGCCAACGCGCACCACATGGCCACGGCCTACGAACCCATCGCCGTCGCCATCGCACGGATCGAGGCGGCCGGCGACGGCCCCGTCACGCGCCACGCCCGCTTGACCTGA
- a CDS encoding leucyl aminopeptidase family protein, whose product MSPRFATTTDALPLHIVEPDGLDGWTDAQPGRAAAWVRASGFTGALGSALMIPGEDGTPVMALAGYGTAAQRARQRFPLAGAIPQLAPGTYRIGTGTLDNPETEALGWLLSAYRFDRYKTATPANRYLVAPDGVDAARIETLAEAEYLTRDLVNTPASDMGPEALELAARDLADRFCASIDVTTGDALLDHNFPLIHAVGRASAQAPRLIDMRWGDAGPKLTLVGKGVCFDTGGLNLKPGASMGLMKKDMGGAANTIGLAQSIMALGLGVQLRLLIPAVENSVSAPSFRPGDVLMSRLGKTAEINNTDAEGRLVLADALALGAEERPDLMLSMATLTGAARVAVGPDLAPFYCDDEPFVQALTEAAAGAADPVWRMPFHVPYEAMIEPDIADLDNAPSGGFAGSITAALFLRRFTEGAARYAHFDIYSWQPAAAPGRAKGGLGQGPRAILGALPKVLGL is encoded by the coding sequence ATGTCCCCCCGTTTTGCGACCACGACCGACGCCCTTCCGCTGCATATTGTCGAACCGGACGGCCTTGACGGCTGGACGGACGCGCAGCCGGGCCGGGCCGCGGCCTGGGTCCGTGCCAGCGGCTTCACGGGGGCGTTGGGCAGCGCACTGATGATCCCGGGCGAAGATGGCACCCCCGTCATGGCGCTTGCCGGTTACGGCACGGCGGCGCAGCGCGCCCGTCAACGCTTTCCGCTGGCCGGTGCCATCCCACAACTTGCGCCCGGCACCTACCGGATCGGGACCGGTACGCTCGACAATCCGGAAACGGAAGCTTTGGGCTGGCTGCTGTCCGCCTACCGTTTCGACCGGTACAAGACGGCCACGCCGGCCAACAGGTATCTGGTGGCGCCGGACGGTGTCGATGCCGCCCGCATCGAGACGTTGGCCGAAGCGGAATACCTGACCCGCGACCTTGTGAACACGCCGGCCTCCGATATGGGGCCAGAAGCGCTGGAACTGGCCGCCCGCGACCTTGCCGACCGTTTCTGCGCCTCCATCGACGTCACGACAGGCGATGCGCTGCTGGACCACAACTTTCCCCTGATCCACGCGGTGGGCCGGGCCAGCGCGCAGGCGCCGCGGCTGATCGACATGCGTTGGGGCGACGCAGGCCCAAAACTGACGCTGGTCGGAAAGGGGGTCTGTTTCGACACTGGCGGCCTGAACCTGAAGCCGGGCGCGTCCATGGGCCTGATGAAGAAGGACATGGGCGGTGCAGCCAACACCATCGGGCTGGCGCAGTCCATTATGGCTCTGGGTCTTGGGGTGCAGTTGCGTCTCCTGATCCCGGCGGTCGAAAACTCCGTCTCGGCGCCCAGTTTCCGACCCGGCGACGTGCTGATGTCGCGCTTGGGCAAGACGGCGGAAATCAACAATACGGATGCCGAGGGGCGATTGGTTCTGGCGGATGCACTTGCCCTCGGGGCAGAGGAACGTCCGGATCTCATGCTTTCCATGGCGACGCTGACCGGCGCCGCGCGGGTGGCCGTCGGTCCCGATCTCGCGCCGTTCTACTGCGATGACGAACCCTTCGTACAGGCCCTGACAGAAGCGGCGGCAGGCGCGGCGGACCCGGTCTGGCGGATGCCATTCCACGTCCCCTACGAGGCGATGATCGAACCGGACATCGCTGATCTGGACAACGCGCCGTCAGGCGGTTTCGCGGGCTCCATCACCGCCGCCCTCTTCCTGCGCCGCTTCACCGAAGGCGCGGCCCGTTATGCGCACTTCGACATCTACAGCTGGCAGCCGGCTGCCGCCCCCGGGCGTGCCAAGGGTGGTCTGGGTCAGGGGCCGCGCGCCATCCTCGGCGCCTTGCCGAAGGTACTGGGGCTGTGA